TCAGTCAGGCAACATAGATTCCATACCCATTCGCACCACTGCTGGAACGACTTCTAACACCTCACAGGGCGCTCTCGATTTAGCAGCGGTGATGAAAGCATCTCAAGCAATTTCAAGCGAGATTGAGCTAGAACAGTTACTTTATTCTTTAATGCAGCTCCTAATTGAGAATGCTGGGGCACAAACCGGATATCTACTTTTAGAAAATGCAGGAGAATGGACGATCGCAGCTGCTTGTGAACTTACCGATGGTGAGCAGGTCTGTGCTACGCAAGTGCTGCTATCAGCTCCAATAGCAAATCGTTTACCTGAATCAATTATTCAGTATGTGATTCGGACCCATGAATCAGTGATTCTCAATGATGCTGCTCGTGACAGTAAATTTATTAATGATTCTTACATTCAACATCATCAAGTTCAATCAGTCCTGTGTTTGCCGTTGCTGAATCAAAGCAATCTTGTTGGTGTGCTGTATCTGGAAAATCGATTAGTCACTGGGGTATTCACAGCAGAGCGATCGCAACTTCTCAATCTACTCTCAACTCAGGCTGCGATCGCGATCGAAAATGCAAGGCTCTACTCAAAGCTCCGCGCCCGCGAAAGTCAGATGGCTCAATTTCTAGAAGCAATTCCAGTCGGGATTGGCATTGTTGATGCGGCAGGTCGCCCCTACTATGCCAATCAACGCGGCGTTCAACTAATGGGTAAGGGAATTGATCCTTCCGTAGCACCAGATGAAATCCCAGAAGTTTATCAGTTTTATCTAGCGGGAACGAATCAAATCTATCCGACAGAGAGGCTGCCAATTATCCGAGCGTTGAGCGGCGAACGCACCACAGTTGATGATATGGAAATTCACCAAGACAGAATTCCAATTGAGGTGTGGGGAACTCCAGTTTTTGACGAACAGGGCAATGTAGTTTATGCAATCGCAGCCTTTCAAGACATTACAGAACGTAAACAAGCTGAACAACTACTTGCTGATTATAATCGCACCTTAGAGCAGCAGGTTGCAGAACGGACATCAGCTTTACAGAGAAGCGAAGCAAAACTGCGCCGTCGAGAACGGGAACTACGGTTGATTGCCAACGCTCTACCAGCTCTAATCGGCTACGTCAATGCCAATCGGTGCTATCAATTTATCAACCGAACCTATGAAGTCTGGTTCAACCGTAGCCGTGATCAAATTCTGGGCAACCCGGTTCGTCAACTTCTCGGTGAAGCGGTTTACCAACGGGTTGAGCCGTATATTAATCAGGTGTTTGCAGGACAGACGGTCAACTTCGAGGCAGAAATCCCTCTTCCGCTTGGTAAACGGTACATCAGTGCGACCTTGATCCCTGATTTTGATACCAATGTTCAGGTGAGAGGGTTCTACAGTCTGATCACAGACCTTACCGAACAGAGAGACGCTGCACTACGTGAACGCAGACGGGCCGAACAAGCCTCAGTTCTGGAAGAACGCAACCGCATGGCACGAGAAATCCACGATACGTTAGCGCAGTCCTTTACTGGCATTCTGCTTCAAGTCGGGGCAGCAACGCAAATGCTCTCCGACGATTTGATTATCTCCAAAACGCATCTGGAAATACTAGAAATCATTGATGAGCTAGCCCGTACCGGACTGGCTGAAGCTCGTCGATCTGTGACAGCTCTCCGTCCTCAGCTGCTGGAAGAGGGCAATCTACAGAGTGCTTTGCAGCGCCTTGTCAATCAAATCCGAGCAACTGCTAATACCAATCTGATTTACAGGACCCAAGGTGAAGCTTTCTCTCTGCCAGCCGAAGTAGAAGATCATTTACTCCGGATCGGACAGGAGGCGCTCACCAATGCCATGAGATATGCTAATGCCAGTGGGATCTTGGTTGAATTGACATACAACAACACCCAGTGCCTTTTACGTGTCAAAGATGACGGACAAGGCTTTGGAGTTGGTACTATCCCATTGGGCAGCGGTTTTGGTTTGTTAGGTATGAGCGAACGTGCAGAGCTGATTGGCGCACAACTGACGATTCAAAGCCAACCTGGGCAGGGAACAGAAATTACTGTCATTGTTAATCGAGCATGAGGATGACGATGAAACAATCTACTCCGATTCGTGTTTTGATTGCTGATGATCATGCCGTTGTCAGGCAGGGACTGGCAACTATCATCAACCATGATTCAGAAATGACCGTCATTGCTCAGGCCGAAGATGGTCAGCAGGCGATCGCACTCTATCGTCAACACCAACCCGATATCACGCTCATGGATCTGCGCATGCCCAGAATGGAAGGAGTTGAAGCCATTACTGCGATTTGTGCCGAATTTAGACAGGCCCGGATTGCTGTGCTCACAACTTACGATGGGGATGAAGATATTTATCGTGGTTTGCGGGCAGGTGCTCAGGGCTACCTGCTCAAGGATGCTAAGCCCAACGAGCTTTTAAATGCCATTCGCGCCATTCATAGCGGTGAAAAATATATTCCACCAGCTGTGGGTGCGAAATTATTACAGAGGATGAACAATCCAGAACTCAGCGAACGAGAGTTAGAAGTGCTTCGTCTGATGGCGCAAGGGATGAGTAATCAAGAAATTGGCACAGCTTTAAGTATTGGTGAAAGTACCATCAAATCACATGTGAATCGTATTTTGAGCAAACTGGGAGTGAATGACCGCGTTCAGGCCGTGATTATTGCCGTTAAGCGTGGGCTTGTCAGTCTGTAGGCGTACTTAAGTTGGGTTTTAAATCCTACTTTAGGTGGATTTAACTTTACCTAAGAGATGGATTAGATCATCCATCACTCGTTCGCACAGAAGTGTCAACTTTATGTGGACGACAGGAAAGAGGTAAATACCTATACTGTTGCCTATAAAGGCTGACGTAGCTAGGTTGTGAGGCTCACGTTTGCCTTCAGAAACATGACTTACGACCATTTTAATAGCTTTTTAGCTATACCACCTTCAGATCATGATCATTGTCACGGTTTGCTAGATGCCACTGTAGTGCTCGTCCTGTATGGAGATTATGAATCTTTTCAGAGTGCAACTGGCTATCGGTCAATTAAAGCAGCTCAACAAGAGTTGAGAGACTCTTTGGGAGATCACAATTCATGTTTTATCTTTCGTCATTTTCCCCAGGTGCAAATGCATCCTCATGCCCAGCGAGCAGCGGAAGCAGCGGAAGCAGCAGCAACCCAAGGTCAATTTTGGCAGATGCACGAGATGCTGTTCATTCATCAACAGGAGTTGGAAAACGGCTATCTGGTCGAGTATGCCCAGCGTCTAGGGCTTGATATTCCTCATTTTTTGCAGGACTTATCCAAAGGAGTATATGTCGATCGCATCCTTACAGACATTCAAGGTGGACATCGAAGTGGCGTAGAAACTGCACCCGCTCTGTTTGTGAATGGGATTCGTTACCGCGAACGTTGGACGATTGAGCAATTGATAGCAGCCATTGCGGTGGCAGTTAATCAACATTTTTGATGGTTATCTCAAAGGTCTTCATCTCATGACACAATCTTTCTGGTTTTTTGGTTCTCGCCTCAGCATCGTTGCCGATCGCACCACAACCGGAGGTCATTATGATTTGATTGAAGGCTATCTTCCACCAGGTTCACAGACTCCTCCCCATCGCCACACCCGTTACTCTGAACAGCTTTATGTGCTGGAAGGTGAGTTTACGATCTGGGCAGATGAGAACAAAGTTGTGTTAGGCGTAGGTGAAAGTTTCTTCATTCCTATCGGTACAACTCATGTGGTTGCTGCACTCAGTGACAAGCCAGCTCGCGGATTAGTCATTGCTGCCCCCAGTGCCTTTGCCCAGTTGATTGCAGCGGTGGGAACACAGGATGAAACAACAGCATCAGATATGGCTCTATTTGAGCGCATGAGTGCTGAAATTGGCGATGAGATTCTAGGCCCACCCGGAACTTTACCCACCGTTGCAACGAGGATGTAGCAATTCTATTGTTCTAAACTCCATGACTGTCACTAACCGTTCATGCTGTAAGGAGATGATTGTTTATCTGCTCGGCGTTACCGCTTATCCAGATGGAGAGAATGGGCTAGGGCAGTTCTTAGGATATGGACGCATCAACTTCGACGGCAGCTCAAACTAAGCAGATTTCCATTTAAGTCGCGTTTTAATTCAAAGAACTTGAGTGATGTGCGCTGGGCGATCGCAGAAGAATAAAAAGCAACCAATCTGAACATCAAATCCACCAACCTAAAGGAGAACAAGATGACTAGCAATACTGTAAGCAGCCAAAATATGAAACTCGAAATTGTGGTGATCCCCGTTGCCGATGTCGATCGCTCCAAAGACTTCTATAAAACGTTGGGATGGCGACTTGATGCTGATTTTCCTGGCGAGAATGGTTTCCGGGTGGTGCAATTAACTCCTCCCGGATCGGAGTGCTCAATCATCTTTGGTAAGGGAGTGTCGTTAGCCGAGCCAGGTTCAGTTCAAGGTTTGTACCTCATCGTTTATGACATCGAGGCAGCCCGCGCCGAACTCGTTGAGCGGGGTGTGGAGGTGAGCGAGATATTTCACGACATCGACGGCATCTTCCACCACGCCGGAACTGAGGGACGGGTACCGGGTACCGATCCGAAACGTGGCGACTATGCCTCGTATGCCTCGTTCAGTGATCCAGACGGCAACGGTTGGGTACTTCAAGAGGTTAGGGTGCGGCTTCCTGGACGGTAACAGGATATCGATCGCTTTTAAAGACGAGGTAAGCGTGATGAAGACGAATTTTGAGCACAAGTTCTTTGAGGATGAACGTGAGAACTATCTACATGAAACTGATAGCCATGATATTTTCGCCGAACGTGTTCGCCGCAACCAGCGCCAGCTCACCTCGGAGCTGAGGCACCAGTACGATTTTATTGTTTGCGGATCTGGATCTTCTGGCTCGGTAGTTGCCCGCAGACTAGCCGAGAATCCGGATGTCAGCGTTCTGCTGCTTGAAGCTGGAGGCAGCGATGATGTGCCCAGTGTCATGGAAGCGAATCAATGGCCGATTAACCTTGGCAGCGATCGCGACTGGAGCTTCCAGGGACAGCCGAATCGACATGTGAACGGTCGTTCGATTCCGTTCTCTATGGGCAAGGTACTCGGCGGTGGATCGAGCATCAACATCATGGTTTGGGCACGCGGACACAAGCAGGATTGGGATCTCTTCGCATCCGTTGCCAACGATCCTGCCTGGAGTTATGAATCCATCTTGCAGATTTATCGCCGTCTGGAAGATTGGCATGGTGCACCGGACCCAATGTATCGCGGCACGGGAGGACCAGTCTTTGTCCAGCCCGCACCAGATCCAAACCCGAGCGCACCCGCCACGGTCGAAGCAGCAAGGGTGGTGGGTATTCCGACGTTTGAAAATCCCAACGGACGCATGATGGAAGCGGCGAAGGGTGCTGCTATCAGCGATGTGCGAGTCCGCAATGGCAAGCGCGAATCCATATTCCGTTCTTACGTCTTCCCGTATCTGGATCGACCAAACCTGACGGTTCTCAGTCAGGCACTGGTCACACGGCTAACGTTCCAGGGCAAACGGGTTACTGGCGTGGAGATTGCTTATCAGGATGCGATCTATCGCATTGGTGCGGCAGTCGAAGTCGTGCTGTCGCTTGGTGCAATCCATACGCCGAAAGTGCTGATGCAATCGGGTATTGGCGATGAGGTTGAGTTGCAGCGATTTGGCATTCCTGTCGTGCAGCACCTTCCCGGTGTGGGGCAAAATTTTCAAGACCACGTTGCCTTCGATTGTGTCTGGGAATATGAAACCGCTCTCGAACCCAGAAACAACTTCTCCGAGGCAATCTTTTTCACGGGCCACCAGTCCGGGATGGACAGTCCAGACTTATTTGTCTGTCAGGCCGAGGTGCCAAAATCCAGTGCTGAGAATGCCGTCCGGTTTGGGCTGCCTGGTGCAGGCTGGACGTTATTTGGGGCGCTCTCACATCCCAAAAGCCGAGGCCGTCTACGCCTGACGGGAGCCGATCCATCCGACCCAATTCTGATTGATGCCAACACGCTGTCTGACCCGGACGATCTCAAAACTGCGATCGCTTGCGTCGAACTCTGTCGCGAAGTTGGTAACTGTGCGCCGCTGCGTCCGTTCGTCAAGCGTGAAGTCATGCCAGGTAATTTGAAAGGAGTTGAACTTGAACGCTTTATTCGAGATGCTGCGACCAGTTTCTGGCACGAAACCTGCACCGCGAAGATGGGTCGAGATTCTATGTCGGTGGTGGATAGCAACCTGAGAGTGTATGGAATTGACAATCTCCGGATTGCTGATGGATCGATTCTGCCGCGAATAACCACGGGCAACACGATGGCTCCCTGCGTGATCGTCGGGGAGCGGGCAGCAGAAATTCTACATCTCGAATACCAGCTGCAAACCACCGTAAAAACAGACTCAGTCGCATAACAGACTTTTCCCTCCTTTTGATCCTCATCATGGGTGCAGCAGTCAGGCACGAACCCAAAGAGTTAGAGCCAACACACTAGACAACATCTATAGCGAGGACGTCAGATGACAACGCAGAAAGTATGGTTCATTACGGGAGCTTCCAGAGGCTTTGGGTTAGAAATTACCCAAGCAGCCCTAGCGGCAGGCGATCGCGTTGTGGCAGCGGTTCGCAGTGATCCCGCACAACTTACTGCTACCCTGCACAACCACCCGGATCTGTATGTGGTGCAGATGGATGTCACCCAGGAAAGCCAGGTACGAGAGGCTGTAAAGCAAGGTATTGCCCGTTTTGGTCGGGTTGATGTTCTAGTCAATAATGCTGGGTTTGGCATGGTGAGCGCGATCGAAGAAGCTACGGATGCTGAAGTTCGCAAACAGTACGACACCAACGTGTTTGGTTTACTGAATGTGACTCGTGCCCTGTTGCCCTACCTGCGCCAACAAAGGTGCGGGCGAGTGATCAATATCTCGTCTTTGTTTGCCTACGATGCCGTTGCGGGTTGGGGATTGTATGGGTCCACTAAATTTGCCGTCGAAGGCATCTCCAAAGGGCTAGCAGTCGAACTGGCTCCCTTTGGCATCCACGTTACAGCAGTGGCTCCTGGCCTTTTTAGTACCGACTTCTTGAGCACTGAATCTTATGTTGCTGCTAAAACTATTATCGCCGATTACCAGGAAACGGTAGGAGCGATGCGTAGGGGAGCCGATACGCTACATGGAAACCAGCCCGGTGATCCGAAAAAGTTGGCTCAGGTGATGATTCAACTCGCCAATACAGAACGTCCACCACTGCATTTGCCCCTCGGAAAAGATGCGGTCGATCTGTGCCAGAAGAATGCCACAAAAATGTCACAGGAACTCGAAACATGGCTACCAGTATGCCTCAGTACTGACCATGACCATCGCGTTACGGCTGCGACCACAGCCTGACCTACAACATTCACACATGATTTCCAAAGGAGTTTTACGATGGGCACTGAACAGAAAGTTGCTGTAATCACTGGTGCGTCGCAAGGCATCGGTGCAGCTCTGGTCAAGGCGTACCGCGATCGCAACTACCGGGTAATTGCAACCTCACGCTCAATACAACCCTCAGATGACGATGAAGTCATAACGATATCTGGTGACATCGCCGATCGAAAAACTGCGGAGCGGGCGATCGTCGAAGGTGTGACCCGATTTGGGTGCATCGACACACTGATCAACAACGCTGGCATCTTCATCGCCAAGCCATTTACCGAGTACACCAAGGATGATTACGAGGTGTACCTGGGCACTAACGTTGCTGGCTTCTTTCACATGACACAACTCGCGATCGCTGAGATGGAGAAACAGGGTAGTGGACATATCGTGCAGATCTCGACGAGCCTAGTTGACAACGCGATCGCTGGTGTACCCTCTGTACTCGCGTCTCTGACAAAAGGCGGACTGAATGCCGCGACCAAATCCCTCGCGATCGAGTATGCCAAGCGCGGTATCCGGGTGAACGCGATCGGGCTGGGTATCATCAAGACGCCAATGAATCCCCCGGAGACCCATGCACAGCTTGATGCCCTACACCCGATCAGACATATGGGCGAGATCTCCGATGTCGTCGATGCCATCCTCTACCTCGAATCAGCCAACTTTGTAACGGGCGAAATCCTGCACGTCGATGGTGGACAGAGTGCGGGGCATTAAAGGCATGATCTACGAATTACGCATTTATCGCGCCATGCCCGGACGACTACCCGCGCTGCTTTCGCGCTTCCAGAACCACACAATACAGATTTGGGAAAAGCATGGCATCCGTCAGGCTGGATTTTGGACAACGTTAATTGGCGAGAGCGAGAGTAACCTCATCTACCTGCTGGCGTGGAACAGCATGGCTGAGCGTGAGGATCGTTGGAGTGCATTCCTCGCCGACCCTGAATGGATCGCGATCAAAACCGAAACCGAGAAGGATGGACAACTCGTGCAAAACATCAGCAGCGAGTTGCTAGCCCCGACTGCCTTTTCCTCAGTGAAGTGAGCGATGGGGCGATCGCAGAAGAATGCAACGTAACCAGTCTAAACATCAAACTTACCAACCAAAAAGGAGATCAAGATGAGCAGCAATCACGTCAGTCCAAACATGAAACTCGAAGTGGTGTTATTCAACGTTTCCGACATCGATCGCGCGAAAGCATTCTACGCAAATCTCGGCTGGCGGTTCGACATCGATGTGGTGGGTGGCGACTTTCGTGGCATCCAGATGACGCCACCCAACTCGGACGCTTCGATTATCTTCGGTAAGGGAGTCACTCCCAACAATTCTGGCTCGACGCAAAACCTAGTCCTCGCCGTGGATGATCTCGATGCTGTCCGCAAAGATTTGAGCGATCGCGGTGTCAATGTGAGTGAGATCTTCCACTACGCTGGTGGGCCTTTTAACAACGCCGTGGAAAACTCCCATGTCGGTGGGCGTGACCCGGAAGGTCGTTCCTACTTCTCATTTGCCTCGTTCGAAGATCCGGACGGGAATGTCTGGTTGCTCCAGGAAATCCAAACGCGGCTTCCTGGTCGCCTATGGGACTCTACGCCAGCACAAGACCTAGATGTTGCAACCCTTGCAACCTTGCTCCGCGAGACGGCAGAGCACCACGACTCCTACGAGAAGGCTCACGGCGAGCATCATTGGTGGGACTGGTATGCGCCCTATCTAAGTGCCCGTCAGAGTGGCAGTACTCCAGAAGAGGCAGCCGCCGCCGCTGACCGCTACATGGAGAAGATTTTGCCTGCTCTTGCCAAATGATGCGATCGCAATGGCATCGACCAAGTTGGGTTCTCGCCCCACCATCACAACTGAGCCACGTAGACAGACAATCCGTAACCTCAGTGAAACGCAATTAGAGCAAGATCAATGCCTGAAAAAATCAACCATCCACGCCGCCGCTTTCTAGGTATCGCGGGCATGACGATCGCAACTACACAGCTAGGTCGAATCAGTTCGGCGATCGCCCAATCAAGCCAAACACAACCCCAGGAGCCCCCCACGGCTCAACCCAGAACCGTGCCGTCCACCGACCCAACCGCCATCCGCCCCTTCCGTATCAACATCCCGCAAGAGGCGCTTGTCGATCTCCGCCAACGCATCGCGGCGACCCGCTGGCCTGAAAAGGAGACGGTCGCTGACTACTCGCAGGGCTTGCAGCTCGCGACGATGCAGAAACTCACACGCTACTGGGCAACCGATTACGATTGGCGCAAGGTCGAAGCGAAACTGAAAGCCCTGCCGCACTTCATCACCGAGATCGATGGGCTAGACATTCATTTCATTCACGTGCGATCGCAATATGAGAACGCATTGCCGCTCATCGTCACGCACGGTTGGCCTGGCTCAATCATCGAGCAGCTAAAGATTATCGATCCACTGACTAATCCCACGGCACATGGCGGAAGCGCATCGGACGCTTTCCATGTGGTGGTTCCGTCGATGCCTGGCTACGGCTTCTCCGGCAAGCCGACTACTACGGGCTGGGGCGTCGAGCGCATGGCACGTGCTTGGGACGTGTTGATGAAACGTCTCGGCTACAACCGCTACGTCGCTCAGGGTGGTGACTGGGGTGCGTTTGTGGTTGACCTGATGGGTGTACAGGCACCGGCGGGATTGCTCGCCATCCACACCAACTACCCTGGTGCCGTTCCAGCCGATGTCTATAAGGCTCTCCTGGCTGGCGACCCGGTGCCATCCGGTCTCTCGGTTGAGGAACGACGCGCCTATGAGCAGCTGGACAAAACGTTGAAGCAAAAAGTTGCCTATGCCAAATATATGGCGTCGCGCCCGCAAACGTTGTACGGCATTGCGGATTCACCCGTCGGACTGGCCGCTTGGCTGCTTGACCACGATGATGATGGCGGTCAGCCAGCGGCGGCGGTCGTCGCGGCTCTGAACCGGACCACGAGCACCACGGGCGAACTGACGCGGGACGAGATTCTCGACAACATCACGCTGTATTGGCTGACGAACACGGGGGTCTCTGCGTCTCGCCTCTATTGGGAGTATAAAGGTGGTTTTTGGGACGCCAAGGGCGTCTCCATTCCGGTGGCCGTGAGCGTCTTTCCCGGCGAGGCATATCAGGCCCCACGAAGCTGGACCGAGCGGGCGTATCCCAATCTCATCTACTTCAACCAGCTCGACAAAGGTGGACACTTTGCAGCGTGGGAGCAACCAACAATTTTTACTCAGGAACTCAGGGCGGCGTTCAGGTCGCTGCGCTAATTATGAAAAATATCCTTGCCAGTCCGATGCTAATTCCACCGCACCTCTGAACGCAACGACAGGGAGGTCAGCGTGTGTTCAAAGCAATCAATCCTAATCGCCGCTCCTTTTTAACAACCATGATTAAAACCATTGCTGCCACCCAGCTCGGCATGATCAGTTGCACCAAACAGCACGCTACGCCA
This genomic interval from Trichocoleus desertorum ATA4-8-CV12 contains the following:
- a CDS encoding GMC family oxidoreductase, whose translation is MKTNFEHKFFEDERENYLHETDSHDIFAERVRRNQRQLTSELRHQYDFIVCGSGSSGSVVARRLAENPDVSVLLLEAGGSDDVPSVMEANQWPINLGSDRDWSFQGQPNRHVNGRSIPFSMGKVLGGGSSINIMVWARGHKQDWDLFASVANDPAWSYESILQIYRRLEDWHGAPDPMYRGTGGPVFVQPAPDPNPSAPATVEAARVVGIPTFENPNGRMMEAAKGAAISDVRVRNGKRESIFRSYVFPYLDRPNLTVLSQALVTRLTFQGKRVTGVEIAYQDAIYRIGAAVEVVLSLGAIHTPKVLMQSGIGDEVELQRFGIPVVQHLPGVGQNFQDHVAFDCVWEYETALEPRNNFSEAIFFTGHQSGMDSPDLFVCQAEVPKSSAENAVRFGLPGAGWTLFGALSHPKSRGRLRLTGADPSDPILIDANTLSDPDDLKTAIACVELCREVGNCAPLRPFVKREVMPGNLKGVELERFIRDAATSFWHETCTAKMGRDSMSVVDSNLRVYGIDNLRIADGSILPRITTGNTMAPCVIVGERAAEILHLEYQLQTTVKTDSVA
- a CDS encoding SDR family oxidoreductase — protein: MGTEQKVAVITGASQGIGAALVKAYRDRNYRVIATSRSIQPSDDDEVITISGDIADRKTAERAIVEGVTRFGCIDTLINNAGIFIAKPFTEYTKDDYEVYLGTNVAGFFHMTQLAIAEMEKQGSGHIVQISTSLVDNAIAGVPSVLASLTKGGLNAATKSLAIEYAKRGIRVNAIGLGIIKTPMNPPETHAQLDALHPIRHMGEISDVVDAILYLESANFVTGEILHVDGGQSAGH
- a CDS encoding DsbA family protein, translating into MTYDHFNSFLAIPPSDHDHCHGLLDATVVLVLYGDYESFQSATGYRSIKAAQQELRDSLGDHNSCFIFRHFPQVQMHPHAQRAAEAAEAAATQGQFWQMHEMLFIHQQELENGYLVEYAQRLGLDIPHFLQDLSKGVYVDRILTDIQGGHRSGVETAPALFVNGIRYRERWTIEQLIAAIAVAVNQHF
- a CDS encoding NIPSNAP family protein, yielding MVDRVRGIKGMIYELRIYRAMPGRLPALLSRFQNHTIQIWEKHGIRQAGFWTTLIGESESNLIYLLAWNSMAEREDRWSAFLADPEWIAIKTETEKDGQLVQNISSELLAPTAFSSVK
- a CDS encoding cupin domain-containing protein — encoded protein: MTQSFWFFGSRLSIVADRTTTGGHYDLIEGYLPPGSQTPPHRHTRYSEQLYVLEGEFTIWADENKVVLGVGESFFIPIGTTHVVAALSDKPARGLVIAAPSAFAQLIAAVGTQDETTASDMALFERMSAEIGDEILGPPGTLPTVATRM
- a CDS encoding VOC family protein, which translates into the protein MSSNHVSPNMKLEVVLFNVSDIDRAKAFYANLGWRFDIDVVGGDFRGIQMTPPNSDASIIFGKGVTPNNSGSTQNLVLAVDDLDAVRKDLSDRGVNVSEIFHYAGGPFNNAVENSHVGGRDPEGRSYFSFASFEDPDGNVWLLQEIQTRLPGRLWDSTPAQDLDVATLATLLRETAEHHDSYEKAHGEHHWWDWYAPYLSARQSGSTPEEAAAAADRYMEKILPALAK
- a CDS encoding SDR family NAD(P)-dependent oxidoreductase, encoding MTTQKVWFITGASRGFGLEITQAALAAGDRVVAAVRSDPAQLTATLHNHPDLYVVQMDVTQESQVREAVKQGIARFGRVDVLVNNAGFGMVSAIEEATDAEVRKQYDTNVFGLLNVTRALLPYLRQQRCGRVINISSLFAYDAVAGWGLYGSTKFAVEGISKGLAVELAPFGIHVTAVAPGLFSTDFLSTESYVAAKTIIADYQETVGAMRRGADTLHGNQPGDPKKLAQVMIQLANTERPPLHLPLGKDAVDLCQKNATKMSQELETWLPVCLSTDHDHRVTAATTA
- a CDS encoding VOC family protein, which codes for MTSNTVSSQNMKLEIVVIPVADVDRSKDFYKTLGWRLDADFPGENGFRVVQLTPPGSECSIIFGKGVSLAEPGSVQGLYLIVYDIEAARAELVERGVEVSEIFHDIDGIFHHAGTEGRVPGTDPKRGDYASYASFSDPDGNGWVLQEVRVRLPGR
- a CDS encoding response regulator transcription factor, whose amino-acid sequence is MKQSTPIRVLIADDHAVVRQGLATIINHDSEMTVIAQAEDGQQAIALYRQHQPDITLMDLRMPRMEGVEAITAICAEFRQARIAVLTTYDGDEDIYRGLRAGAQGYLLKDAKPNELLNAIRAIHSGEKYIPPAVGAKLLQRMNNPELSERELEVLRLMAQGMSNQEIGTALSIGESTIKSHVNRILSKLGVNDRVQAVIIAVKRGLVSL
- a CDS encoding epoxide hydrolase, with product MPEKINHPRRRFLGIAGMTIATTQLGRISSAIAQSSQTQPQEPPTAQPRTVPSTDPTAIRPFRINIPQEALVDLRQRIAATRWPEKETVADYSQGLQLATMQKLTRYWATDYDWRKVEAKLKALPHFITEIDGLDIHFIHVRSQYENALPLIVTHGWPGSIIEQLKIIDPLTNPTAHGGSASDAFHVVVPSMPGYGFSGKPTTTGWGVERMARAWDVLMKRLGYNRYVAQGGDWGAFVVDLMGVQAPAGLLAIHTNYPGAVPADVYKALLAGDPVPSGLSVEERRAYEQLDKTLKQKVAYAKYMASRPQTLYGIADSPVGLAAWLLDHDDDGGQPAAAVVAALNRTTSTTGELTRDEILDNITLYWLTNTGVSASRLYWEYKGGFWDAKGVSIPVAVSVFPGEAYQAPRSWTERAYPNLIYFNQLDKGGHFAAWEQPTIFTQELRAAFRSLR